The region AGAGCATGGATTTACCTCGCTTGGAGATCTCTTTTATGTTTCAGCCCAAGGCCTTGCACTGAGCAACCTCTTCTGTTTATCATGCCAGGGCTATGATCCAAGCCCTGGAACAGCTCCGTATGAAGCAAATACCACTACTCCGGCCTTTAATCTCACTACAGGTATCCCAGCAAGCTGTGCAATTGCAGATGTTAACATCAACTACACTGCCATGACAGAGCCAGCCTTCGGCGGGACTGCATTAAGAAACTGCACAGGAAGCACAGACCATACCTGCTCCCTGCTGGCTTCAGATGCCTTGCTTATCAATGAGACCGATTACCTTTACATATCCTGCCAAGCAGGAAACCAGACAGGCTCTTCAGGAGCGCTCCAGATGAGCCTCAGCTCCTCAAACCTTGATGCCATTGGTGATGCTGCAATCCAGGCAGGCATTGATGTAAGTGTGATATCCGGAGCTGCAGTCTATGAATCCCAACAGATATATCTTCTCCGGGCAGACAACACTCAAATCCTGGCAACCTGGGACAAGGTGGCTGCTGACGGCAGCCAGAGATGGCTCTTCAATTATCTCAGCTCTGCAGAGTCTTTCATCAGCAACTTGTTTAACCTTACACCAGCTGTGTATGCAGCTGAGTTCCAAGGACAGACATTTGCTGCTGTGAATACAAGTGTAAAGACAACGATTGACGTAACGAATCAATAATCCTTTTTATTTTGAGCATAAATACTTTCTACTGGGCAACGTCTACACTCTTTGACAACCCTATTAGGTAACAGATCCAGAGTACAACATTGACCAATCCTCCTTCTATTTTCCGTAAGGTTTTATAAACACATCCAGTTTCCACAGCCTATGCCCTTCAAGGTGATTGCAATAACCGGAACTCCAGGGACAGGAAAGACGACCCTTGCCAACAAGCTCAAAAGCCAAGGCTACCTCCTGCTCGATGTTCCCTCGCTCATCAAAAACTTCAAGCTTGCGGCAGGCTATGACCGAAAGCGCAGGTGCTCTATCATTAACATTGAAGGCTTTGTAAAGGCAATCGGCATGAGCATCAGGCAGATCAAGCGTATCAAAAAGGATATAAAAGGAATTGTTATTGACTCACATCTCTCCCATCATCTCCCAAAAAAACTTGTCAGCCAGTGCATCGTCATGCGTTGCAGCCTAAAAACGCTGGTGAGAAGGCTTCAAAAAAAGGGATATTCCAAAAGAAAAATAAGGGAAAACCTTGAAGCAGAGATCTTTGAGGTATGCCTCCAGGAAGCCCGGGAAAGAGGGCACGCCATAAAGGTGATCACTTCATGAAAGCTGTGATCTTAGCAGCCGGAAGGGGAACCCGCATGAGGGGAGTTTTTGGAGACCTTCCAAAGGCGCTCATCCCGCTTAACAATGTGCCGTTTCTCAAATACCTCTTCAATAACCTCCATGCAGCAGGCATCACTGATATCGGTATTATCGTAAACTACCAAAAAGAAAAGATTGCAGAATTCCTGGCCTCAGCCAAAATACCGGCTACCCTCATTCGTCAGCCGGGCACTAAGGGCACAGGAGCGGCAGTTGCCTCAGCAGAGGAATTTGTTGGCCGCAGGCCATTCCTGGTTGTGAGCGGAGACAATCTGTATTCCGGAAGAGACCTAAAAAGAATCTCATCATTCCGCAATGCAGTTGGCGTTGTGCAGCATGAGGAGCCGCAGCACTTCGGCGTCATCAAAGAGCAAAGGGGAACTCTTAAGGAAATCGTTGAAAAGCCTCAGAAATTTATCGGAAATAAGATCAACACAGGATTATATTCCATGACAGAAAAAATATTTCCTTATCTCAAAAGGCTCGCTCCATCGCCAAGAGGCGAAATTGAGCTGACAGACGCAATCAACCAGCTCGCGAAGAAAACTGAGGTCGCAGTGGTTGAGCTCAAGGATTACTTCATTGATATCGGGAATCCTGAGCAGGTAAAATTCGCAGAAGCCTTCATCCGAAGGCTGCAGGAAGAAAAATGCTTGTAGAATCTTTTTCCGGAGTGCGCGGGCTGTACAAGGAAGATCTCTCCAAAGAGGTCATCCGAAGCTATGCATCTGCATATGCCAGATTCTTGGCTAGACACCGCAAATCACCGCAGGTTGTCATAGGGATGGATACACGCCCCTCCTCTGGCGCCATCCACAGCCAGATGAAATCTGCCCTTCTGGCATCAGGCATTGGCGTCATCGATGCAGGTTTCAATACAACTCCGGCGATCCAGCATGGCGTGAGAATCTGTAAAGCAGACGGAGGCATCATTATAAGCGCCTCCCACAATGAGCCGGAATGGAATGGATGGAAACTCCTTTCGCCGACAGGCGCAATCCTTCCCAAAAAAGATATGGATCAGATTATCCGGATGCGGCGCAATCCTCTCCAGGGCAGTGCAGAGGCAAAGCAAGGCTCAAGTGTTGATAAGTCCAAGGAGCTGCGTGACGACTACATAACCTTTCTGCTCAATACGATTGGCCAGGACGCAGTCGATAGGATCAGAAAAGCAGGCTCAAAACTGGTCCTTGACCCGAACGGCGGCGCAGCAACCGTCCTTTTGCGCGACCTCTTTTCCAAAATCGGCATCCAACCCGTGTACAAGAATATGGATTTAGGCGTCTTCAATCGGCTCATCGAGCCCAACGCGCTCTCCCTCGCCTATCTTACCTTTTATGTCGAAGATCTCAATGCAGACCTTGGCGCAGGATGGGACTGTGACGGAGACCGGGTAGAGATCGTTCTGCCGAACAGCTCAGCATTCACGCAGCAGCACGGAAAGATCATCTCAGGCCAATACATCCTTGCCATTATTGTCGATGATTTCCTTTCAGATTACAAGGGATCCCGTAAGATTGTCGTAGTCAATGATGCTACCTCCGGCCTGATTGCGGAGATCGCTGAAAAGTATGGGGCCACGATTGTTGAGACAGAAGTTGGAGAAACAAATATTGTGGAAAAGATGGATGAACTGGGCGCCCCTCTAGGGGGGGAAGGCTCCAGCTCAGGACCTATTGTCCCTCCGTCCCGCTGCAGAGACGGCCTCCTCGCTCTCCTCTTAATATTGAAAATCATAGCCAAAAGGAAGAAGCCTCTCGGTGAAATCCTGGGGGAGCTTCCCTCATATACAACCTCAAGGCTCAACATTGCCTGCGCTGCCGATCCCGTAAAGCTGCGAAAAAAGCTGGAGGGGTATTGGAAGGCCCAGGAGCACATCCAGGAAATCCGAAAGACCGGAGACGAAACAGGGGGCTTGAAGATTATCCGCAAGCCCACCAAGGAGGGCCCGGGCTGGATCTGGTACAGGCAATCGAAGACTGAAGGGAATGTTTTCAGGATTATCACCGATGCAAAATCAAAGCTCTATGCTGACAAGCTCCTCGCAATGGGGGAGAAGGCATTTAACGATTGTTTGGCAGAGATGAAGAAATAATTTTAAAGCTTCCTTGCTTTGTGTTTAGTTCTATTAACCATCCATTCAGATTCAGCTGGAATAATCCAGATTTCAAATATAGTGGGCTGACCAAAATATCTGAGCATAATCTGCCAGCCGCTATAGCAATATAGTCTATGCCTTTTAAGGTTTATCCGAACGCAATGCAGCATCCAAAACCATAAGCTTTATATACAACTTAAGTTGTACATATATACAACTAAATATGTTACCTAAAAACAGTATAGCTCTGGAAAAAGAATACAAAAGATGCCAAAAGAGTTTTATTACTATAGGTAAAGAATCTTATAAAGACTATCTTGAAGAGGCGTATTCTGATCTGGATTCAGCAGATAAGGAAGAGAACGATAAATGGGCAATAGCCAAAGCTTACCAGGCATTATTCCTATATTGCAACGGCTTATTGGTAAGAAAGGCTGGTTTTTATTCAAAAGACCATGGGTGCGTAATCATTGGTCTGCTCAAAAACAATATAGTGCCGAAAGAAACACGGGAAAAGATCCATAACCTGCTTGAGGAGAAAAAGAAAGCCCTTACTGAAATAGAATTAAAAGACGGCTTCTTTGAAGAAATGAGTAAAATAAGGATTACAAGAAATAGATACCTCTATTTGCCAAAGACGCAAAGGAAATTAAAAGAATCTCCGAAAGAAAGGGTGAAAGAAGTCAAGGAAATTATGAGGATTCTGGGTGAGATAGAATGATAAGAAAGCTTTTGCCTTTGACAGAGAACAAATTAAGAATCTTGCTGTATATTTATGAAAAAAAGGAAACCCATCTGCAGGAAATATCCAAAAATCTTAAGATACACCCATATTCATTGCAGAAAACAATTAAATCACTTAAACTTGTCTTAGAAGAAAGGAAAGCAGGTAAAACCATACTTTTAAGCTTAGACAAGAAACAACCTGATTATCCTGATCTATTATCGACAATAGAAGACTATAAACTAAAGACAAAAGATAAGATTTTAAACCTGTTGCTCAGGAATTTGCAGGAACTTTTTTCTAAAGATAAAAATGTATTAAGCTGCTTAGTATTTGGCAGCTATGCAAGAGAAGCAGTTAAAGAAAGCTCTGATATTGATCTGCTGTTTGTTGTAAAGAGAAAAGATAAAGGATTATTAAAGAAATGTTCCCACTTATCCACTTTATTGGGCAAGGAGATAAACCCCCTAGTATTCAATGAAAAGCAGTTTAAAGAGGTTTTAAGAATCAAAGAACCCGCTATAACCTCCCTCTTAGAGCCCTCTCAAAGACTGATTATACTGGGCAGGGAATATTTTTTAAAGCTTGAAAATATTTGACTAATCAAAAGAGGCAGGGATGAAGTAATGCTCTGCAGGTTACCTTTCTAAAGTCGTAATAAAAGATTATATACTCCTGTGCTCTTAAGCATGGTTTGGGGGTTAAATTGCTAGAAAAGAGGGGTAGTTGGGCATTTCGTGGTTATTATCTATCTCTCGTTCCTTGATCCATAAGTGCATTAAATAGAAAGATACTAGGCAAACTTATATGAAAAAAAACATACTGCTATTCATCTTCGGATTAATTTTTTTGATTAGTTCTCAATATACTGCTGCAAGTTGTTACCCTCGGTGTGGAGGAGAAATCTCTTTCAATTGTTGGAATGAATCTCTGATGGTGTATGCAAGATACAACATGACCCACCATAGCATGGAGGATACTATAATCTGTCAGAATTTCTCAGAATATTCAGGGAACAGTCCAGCAAGTATACCTTCAAAACGGGGTTTGTTTGATAGCAACGCAACAAATCCACAGGGATATAGCACTAAATATCATATGAACATCTCTGACTCTTCAAACATTAAAACCATGACTGATTTTTCCGTACTCGTTTTAGCTAATGTTACAGCAACTCCAACCCTCACAGATCTATCTATTCTTGCATCAAGCTCGTGTGACTCTAATAGGGGGGGATGTACTGGAGATAATCTCGGGTGGTATGTTGGGGTTTATTCTAGGGAGGATACAACCAACATGGGGGTTGATTTTCTTTATAATGGAGATACAGTAACTCATTACCAAAATGACACAACCACAACTACCACCATAAACAGTTGGAATCTCTGGACATTTATCCATGATAACCTAAACTCAAAGAAT is a window of Candidatus Nanoarchaeia archaeon DNA encoding:
- a CDS encoding AAA family ATPase; its protein translation is MPFKVIAITGTPGTGKTTLANKLKSQGYLLLDVPSLIKNFKLAAGYDRKRRCSIINIEGFVKAIGMSIRQIKRIKKDIKGIVIDSHLSHHLPKKLVSQCIVMRCSLKTLVRRLQKKGYSKRKIRENLEAEIFEVCLQEARERGHAIKVITS
- a CDS encoding sugar phosphate nucleotidyltransferase gives rise to the protein MKAVILAAGRGTRMRGVFGDLPKALIPLNNVPFLKYLFNNLHAAGITDIGIIVNYQKEKIAEFLASAKIPATLIRQPGTKGTGAAVASAEEFVGRRPFLVVSGDNLYSGRDLKRISSFRNAVGVVQHEEPQHFGVIKEQRGTLKEIVEKPQKFIGNKINTGLYSMTEKIFPYLKRLAPSPRGEIELTDAINQLAKKTEVAVVELKDYFIDIGNPEQVKFAEAFIRRLQEEKCL
- a CDS encoding nucleotidyltransferase domain-containing protein produces the protein MIRKLLPLTENKLRILLYIYEKKETHLQEISKNLKIHPYSLQKTIKSLKLVLEERKAGKTILLSLDKKQPDYPDLLSTIEDYKLKTKDKILNLLLRNLQELFSKDKNVLSCLVFGSYAREAVKESSDIDLLFVVKRKDKGLLKKCSHLSTLLGKEINPLVFNEKQFKEVLRIKEPAITSLLEPSQRLIILGREYFLKLENI